The segment CCTTCTATTAATAGCAATGCATCAACTCAAACAAAAGTTGCTTCACAACAAATCGAAACTCAAACGGAAGTCAATTTACAGCACACTGGAACTCAGACAGAAGTTGCTTCACAACAAATGGATGAATTGATTTTAAATAATCAGATGCTGTCCGAAGAAAACGTTGAGTTGAACCAAGAAATGTCAAATTTGAAAAAAGAAGCTGTTGAATTGAAGCAAGAAATAGAAGCAGGGTTGCAAGTGATAAATAAAAAGCACCATGAATTAATACAAGAAAATCAGCGACTACAGGAGAAACTAGAAACAACCCAAGCAGAAGCTAATCAAACAATTGTAAAGTTAGAGAAGCAGAATAGCGATTTACAAGACAGGTTTGAAAAAGAGGAGCAAAAAAACACGGAATTGCAAACTGAACTGGCACAAAAAAATGAAGAATTAGCAGGTGTGTTAAAAGAGCTACAAGGGAAAGTACAAGAACTTAAAAGTGTATATGAAGAAAAAAGAAAGCTAAAGGAAGAGCTGAAAATTGTTAATGCAGGAAAGAAGAATTTGGAAAAAGAGCTAAATCAAGCACGAGAAGATGCGGAACAGATAATGGTTGAACGACGCCAGCAGAAAGAGCGCTTGAAAGATCAGCTAAGAGAATTAGATCAGGAATATAAGGTACAAGTAGAAATTGAGCAAAAGATTAAAGAATCAGATAGGCAGGATAGCGATTTACAAGATACACTTGGAGAAGAGAGACTAAAACTCAACATTGAAGAGCTAGAAAACGAGTACGAGGAATTTCCAGGAGATAAGGTGCTTACACTTGAACTCACTAAAGATGAAGATAAAGTCGAAGAGTTAAGAAACGAGCTAGAGCGTGAGAAAGAAAAGTGTAAACAATTATTAGAAAAAGAAAATGAATTGTGTGATGAATTTGTAGGAATGCTTGATGGACTGAAAGAAAAAATTCGTGCTGATGAACAAAGGAGCTTCAACCGTCAATTAACGAATGCTCCAAGGTTATCCAAATCTTCAAGCGTTGGTAATGAGTCTTATGTTCCACCAAGAGAGAAGACAACATTACTCAGATCTTTAAGCGTTGATAGTGGACTTGATAGCGATGAGGAAAATTGTGATAATGATTTATCTTTCAACATAAGTCCTATAAGTTCTATTGAGAAGGTGGCAGAAAGTAAAAACAAGGTAGCTCGCCTTTCTCTCGTTGGGTTGCTTACTTAGAAAAAACCCGATTAGGTTGGAGAAAGTGAAAAATACAAGGCTGCACTTCGAAAGCATTATTGTGAAGATGGTTGGGATTAAGTTGCAAGAGAAATACTTAAGTGGGGCGCAAAAGGGTATCCGTTCAGCCAATGGCGTCAACTTAAGGAAAAATATCAGCGATAGTGTAAAAATTTCTCTCTAAATTTTTTATCATTAAACTATCCAAAGAGTGCAAGAAACAGCACTTTTGTTTCTATTTTATTGCAACAAAGAAGTCTAAAATGTGTCCTTTTTAGGTGAAACATGCAAAAAGGAAAAAATCTTATTCCACAAATTAAAAATACAATATACTCAAAAACTTTTCAGAAAATCCATAGGAGGGTTTGCTAATGAAGGCTCTTAAGTTGACGCCATTGGCTGAACGGATACCAAATTGGAATAGTAAGGTATGATAACTAACTCTTCTGTGAGTATATAGTTTTGCCGGACACAACAGTACGTACTACATGTCCTTTTACTTTGCGCCCATCGAAAGGGGAATTCTTTGATTTACTAGCAAAGTTGTCAGTTTTAATTTCCCACTCATGATTGAGGTCAACTAAAATTAAGTCTGCAGCAAGGTTTTTTTGTATACGACCACGTGGTACGTGTATTATATCTGCAGGCTTATATGTCAATTTTGCGAGCACATCAAGTAGACCCATTTGCCCACTGTGATAGAGTTCAAGTGAAAGGGGCAGCATTGTTTCAAGACCAACAATACCAAATGCAGCATTTTCAAGTGGCAGATCTTTAGAACTACGATCATGCGGAGCGTGATCAGTTGCAATGCAATCAATCACACCTATCTTTAAACCTTCAACCATAGCTAAACGATCTTCTTCAGTGCGAAGCGGCGGATTCATTTTTGCAATTGCTCCATGTTGTTTTACTATATCTTCAGTTAAAGTGAAGTGATGAGGGGTTACTTCGCACGTAACATTTAATCCCAAATCTTTTGCACGTTTAATAGCGTCAAGTGAATCTTTTGAAGAGACATGTAGAATATGGTAGTGTACATTTTCCATATCCTTCATTAGCAGTATATCACGATTTACCATAACTGATTCTGACGCACTCAAGATCCCCTTTACTCCCAATTCTTCAGAAATTTTACCTTCGTTGATTGCGCCACCAGCAGATAAATTTAAATCTTCTGCATGTTGCGCAATAGGGACATTCAACATACTTGAATAAAGCAGTGCCTGTCTCATAATCATTGGGTTCATAACTGGCATGCCATCATCGGTGAACCCAACCGCACCTGCTTCCTTTAAAAGTGCCATTTCAGTCAACTTTTCTTCCGAAGTGGTGATTTTAGCGTAAAATTCAACGTTTACATGTGAAGTTTCAAGTGCTCTATATTTCAAATATTTAGCCAAAACAACGCTATCAATTGCTGGAACAGTGTTTGGCTGACAAACTACAGTTGTAACTCCCCCCGCAGCTGCAGATTTGCTGCCTGTATATATAGTTTCTTTATGCTCCTGGCCTGGTTCACGAAAATGTACGTGAATGTCAATAAGGCCTGGCATTAGAACAAGCCCTTCACAGTCTATTGTTTCATCGACCCCACTTGTTGAAAATAATGATTCACCAAAGTCGACAATTTTATCCCCTTCAGTCAATAATGAACCTTTTATATCAAGTTTAGTTTCCGGGTCGATAATACGAGCATTAGTATACGCAATTTTATAGCCTTCCTTTTGCCCTGTTTGCAACAAATTCCAAGTTTGAGTCATTATATCTGAGTATCGATTATAAAATAAATCTAAAGTTTTTTTAATAAAACACAACCAAATTAAAACACAGACTAAGAGCTGTCTTGAATTAAAGTGCTTTCATTACCCTAAAAATTTGGTTCTTATAACCTAGTTAGCTCAGTTTTAACGTTAATGTGTGAAGCTCTGAGTTCTGTTGAAGGATTTTCCAGTTGAATATCTAGCTCATTCTGTATGTTCGATACACAAATTAAAGCTGAATCAAAAATTTCATCACACTGCTTTGCTTCATGTATATCATCAATTATTTCCTCGAATTCTTCCATATCATCCATTTCTTGCGGCGCACTTTTTAATATCGCTTTTATTTGGTTTAAGTTTTGACGAATTTTCTCCTGATATCCAACAATTCTCTCTTGATATATATCAATCATTTTTTGACATGCGTTGCCTCTAAATGGATGTTCTTTTTTCTCTTTTATGTAAGAACTTTGAAAGTCTTTACAGTTAAGGATTGCTTCTCTATGTTTTTTTATGTCATTAATTGCGCTGATTATCGACTTATCTATTTTCTTTAAATTTTCTTCCCGTTCTTCTCTTTTAATTATACTTTTGGATTCATTTTTTATCTGGTTCATTTTGTCATACAGGTTTCTGCATCCTTTGTAAGATGCCATTGGTTGTAATATTCCTTCTTCTACACCTTTATTGTAAAAATTCTTCAACTCATCACTTGATAGTATTGTTATAGCATCTTCCCTTTTACTCTGTGATTTAGGATACTTTTTATTCAATAAACTAACATGATTTAACAAGAAATCTTTAACTAGCGCTTCTTTTTTTACTTCGGATAATTTTTCTAGTGTTTCTATATATTTCAGAGTTTCCGCAAAGAGCTGTCCACCAGAGGGAGCAAATCCTTGAAGTGATTTACTCTGTGCTTTACAAAAATCGGTTTGTAAAAAATCTTCAGCTTGTTTTTTTATTACTGAAAGTTCATTAAAGGCTTTTTCTGGATTGATTTTTCTCAAAATACTAATAGCTTTTCTAATCGCTTTTTCTCTCTTTTTATTATCTTGCTTTTCATTTAATATGAGATGTTCTGTTTTGATAAAAGCATCACCGCGATCACTCTTTGCAATGTTACAAACGATGTTTTTTACAACTTCTTCGGTTGCCGCATAATCTATTTCTTTTGCAAAGCAGTCAACAAATGATTGCCAAACTTTTTTATTAACAAGTTTACTTGTCTTATTTTCAAAATCTTCTATATCTTTGAATCCTAAAATAGTATAGAGATTTTTTTCGATTATTGGTTCGGCATGTTGTTTTGCCACTTTACCTTTTATATTGAATGGAAATTTACTAATCTTAGTTGTACCCACAATGTTACCTCAATATTAACGCTATCTATAAAAGTATAAAGACTTAATATTTAATTTTTAATTAATGCTAGCACAGCTAACTACGGGAGCATTATGCTATAGCTGACCCAAGAAAGATTTCCCTACGTCATACCGCGATTCATTCGCGGTATAGATTCCGCTAACGAGTAGCGGAATGACGAATTTGTTGTTTTTCAAATTGTAGGTAAACCTAAGCCACTTTAGCTATAGCATCAATAGCAAGCGTCAATTAACACTTTAACTTCTTACTTGTCATCAGTAATATTGTTTATATAAAAACTATAATTTTTTATGCCTGAATTTGGGAATATATTGCTATTGGTAGCCTGCTTATTGTCTTTGACATATTTGTTTTTACCGCTTAGTTCTTGTCGGTTTATTACCACTGCCATATTTTTTTGTGTATCAACATCAATGGCTATTTTGATCTACTGCCACATTACAAATGATTTCTCACTCGAAAACGTATATTACCACTCACACACAACAAAACCTTTGATCTATAAGATTTGTGGAGTTTGGGGAAATAAAGAAGGGTCCATGTTGCTTTGGGTTTTAGTGCTTGCCGTGTATTTATTACTAATGGATATTTATATACCTTCTGTCATCCCAGTTTCCCCCTCTGTCATCCTAGTGCCCAGACACTGGGATCCAGACAATTTAATTGCAAATGAGTACATCAAATGGCAGTATAATAAAAACTGGATTCCAGTGTCAAGCACTGGAATGACACCAGAACGAACTAATGGTAGTAAATTAAAAAAAATGTCTCTTATCACCCAAGGCTTGATTTGCTTTTGTTTTTTACTGTTCACTTTACTTGAATCCAGCCCCTTCACTAAAATGCCAGGCATTGAAACAGATGGACTGGGTTTTAATCCGATATTGCAGGATATAGGCCTTGCTATTCATCCACCGATATTATATTTGGGGTACCTTGGGTTTAGCGTTCCTTTTTCGTTCTCTATAGCTGGATTAATTTTAAATACTGAAGGAAATGTTTGGGCTAAAATTGTCAGGCCTTGGGTACTTATTTCTTGGTCGCTGCTCACTTTGGGCATCAGCTTGGGTAGCTGGTGGGCATATCGCGAACTTGGGTGGGGTGGATTTTGGTTTTGGGATCCAGTGGAAAACGTTTCTTTGATGCCGTGGCTAATTGCAGTGGCGCTGACACATTTGTTGCTCGTTGTACGAAATTTCAATACTTTAAGGAATTTTGCTATTTTACTTACGCTCACAACTTTTATATTGAGTGTGACTGGAACATTTCTAGTCCGCTCAGGAATACTTACCTCAGTGCACACGTTTGCAGATGACCCAAGGTATGGACTGTATATATTAGCTCTACTTGGTGTAATTACAGTCAGTAGCTTAGTAATATTTGTAGTATTTACGAGAAAAAATCACACGTCTGCGATGTCATTTCAATGCTTGACACTGGAATCCAGAAAGAAACTTGCTACTCAAGTGACAGAGGGTAGAAGATTCTTTTCACGCCTTACGATGATGCTGATGAACAACTTATTATTCATCACTGCCTTTTTCATTGTGTTAGTTGGCACTTTATACCCTACAGTGCTTGAGTATTTAACCGGTGAATTAATTTCAGTTGGAGCACCATATTACAATTCTTTATTTAACTCTATTGCACTAGCTATTCTAGTGCTCACCATGATAGGGCAATACTGCAGTTGGCAGGGAAATAGTCTATTGCCAATATTCCGTGAATACAGATTCTCATTCTGTAGTGCTGCAGCTATTTTGCCGTTTATCTTTCACATGGAGCTAATGATTGTGCTATCAATTACTATCTCCATAGCATTATTAATCTTTGTTTTAGAAGCATACAGTAAAAGAATTCGTTTATTTAAGGTAGCATTTGGTAAATCAATTTTATTAGCAAGAAAAGTTTCTAAATCCTACTATGCAATGATGGCAGCTCATGCTGGAGTGGCAATTTTAGTGCTTGGTATAGCATATTCGGTTGGTTGGCAGGAGAAAAAAGAAAATCACTTAAAAATAGGGGATAGCATAACAGTCAATAAATTTAAAGTTACTTTACGAAATATTGAGCTAATAAAAGAAAAAAATTTCCATGCAGTGAGGGGTACAATGGATATCAGGAATTTGCTGAATAATAAGATATTAGGTGAAGTAACTCCTGAATATAGATTTTACCTTGCGGAAGGTCAGAAAAATGTTGAAAGCAGTATCTACCACAATTTATTTTCTGATATTTATGTTGTAATTGGAGAGATTGATAAGAGTAAGAGCAAAATCGCAGCTAAAGTGCACTATAAACCTGGAATGTCTATAATCTGGCTTGGATCCTTTCTCATCGCTTTTGGTTCGCTCCTTGCTGCTTTTCCTTTATTGAGAAGATTTTAATAGGACTCCTTTATACTATAACGAAAAAACTTACCTGACACCCTTCGCCAGCCCCCTTATTATAGTATTAAGGGTATTTATGACTCAAAACTTGTTTTTGACCTGCAGGCTCAATGACAAAATTCAGTAAAAACTCAGGGTATTTTTTGGCGGATTACATAAAATTATAGCGGCTACATGTCTTTAAATTTTTTCTACATTCAGCCAAATCGCGCTTAATTTAAGCGTTAGCACATTATTACAGCGCCACTTACAGTAATAGAGAGTCAAAACCAGCATCACGGGGCTTCTTTTGCCTTTTTTTCGTTTGGTAAATTTCTTAATATTTATAGCTAAACGACAACCGTCATCCCTGTAAAGGTCAAGTATCCCGCTAACAAGTAGCGGGATGACGATTGTCAGGCCAGCGCCTCTTTCTCCTGTCATCCCAGTGCCCAGACACTGGGACCTATTTTGCATGTAACTCCAATTGTGTTTTGGCATAAAACGCGACGCGTATTAGACTTATTTGCAAGCAAAGCTTGCTAGATCCCAGTGTCAAGCACTGGGATGACATCATAGGGGCACTGGGATGACAGGAGAAGGAGGCACTGCCGTCATAAAGGAACCAGTGTCAGCTACTCGGATGACAGAGAAGTCCAATCACAAAATAAATTAGTGAATTTTTAAAAAAGTATATAAAATTCAAGTTTAAGTAAATAGCATGGCACTTAGACTCATTCCAGATAACCTCGATATCAAGTTTAGTAAATATAGGGATTTGACTGCATTAATTAGCATTATTCTTATCATCTTTTCAATGTTCACTGTTGTGCTGCGTGGAGTGAACTTAGGCATAGACTTTGCAGGCGGAATTTTGATAGAGATAAAATCTTCAGATGAGAATCACTCTATTCTCGATGCATTAAAAGAAAAT is part of the Wolbachia endosymbiont (group A) of Anomoia purmunda genome and harbors:
- a CDS encoding dihydroorotase; this translates as MTQTWNLLQTGQKEGYKIAYTNARIIDPETKLDIKGSLLTEGDKIVDFGESLFSTSGVDETIDCEGLVLMPGLIDIHVHFREPGQEHKETIYTGSKSAAAGGVTTVVCQPNTVPAIDSVVLAKYLKYRALETSHVNVEFYAKITTSEEKLTEMALLKEAGAVGFTDDGMPVMNPMIMRQALLYSSMLNVPIAQHAEDLNLSAGGAINEGKISEELGVKGILSASESVMVNRDILLMKDMENVHYHILHVSSKDSLDAIKRAKDLGLNVTCEVTPHHFTLTEDIVKQHGAIAKMNPPLRTEEDRLAMVEGLKIGVIDCIATDHAPHDRSSKDLPLENAAFGIVGLETMLPLSLELYHSGQMGLLDVLAKLTYKPADIIHVPRGRIQKNLAADLILVDLNHEWEIKTDNFASKSKNSPFDGRKVKGHVVRTVVSGKTIYSQKS
- a CDS encoding heme lyase CcmF/NrfE family subunit, whose product is MPEFGNILLLVACLLSLTYLFLPLSSCRFITTAIFFCVSTSMAILIYCHITNDFSLENVYYHSHTTKPLIYKICGVWGNKEGSMLLWVLVLAVYLLLMDIYIPSVIPVSPSVILVPRHWDPDNLIANEYIKWQYNKNWIPVSSTGMTPERTNGSKLKKMSLITQGLICFCFLLFTLLESSPFTKMPGIETDGLGFNPILQDIGLAIHPPILYLGYLGFSVPFSFSIAGLILNTEGNVWAKIVRPWVLISWSLLTLGISLGSWWAYRELGWGGFWFWDPVENVSLMPWLIAVALTHLLLVVRNFNTLRNFAILLTLTTFILSVTGTFLVRSGILTSVHTFADDPRYGLYILALLGVITVSSLVIFVVFTRKNHTSAMSFQCLTLESRKKLATQVTEGRRFFSRLTMMLMNNLLFITAFFIVLVGTLYPTVLEYLTGELISVGAPYYNSLFNSIALAILVLTMIGQYCSWQGNSLLPIFREYRFSFCSAAAILPFIFHMELMIVLSITISIALLIFVLEAYSKRIRLFKVAFGKSILLARKVSKSYYAMMAAHAGVAILVLGIAYSVGWQEKKENHLKIGDSITVNKFKVTLRNIELIKEKNFHAVRGTMDIRNLLNNKILGEVTPEYRFYLAEGQKNVESSIYHNLFSDIYVVIGEIDKSKSKIAAKVHYKPGMSIIWLGSFLIAFGSLLAAFPLLRRF